A DNA window from Candidatus Bodocaedibacter vickermanii contains the following coding sequences:
- the gap gene encoding type I glyceraldehyde-3-phosphate dehydrogenase — MTLRIAINGFGRIGRMVMRAFAEQAPKDMVVVAINDLTPLDVSAHLFEYDSVHGHYKTPMSHGDDWMDVGFGKMQYLQVSDPTKLPWKDLNIDIVFECSGRFTDRPDAAKHLAAGAKRVLVSAPSKDADITVVYGVNHEKISADHVVISNASCTTNCLAPLAAVLHETVGILRGYMSTIHAYTGDQKLVDTGHSDVRRARAGAMSMIPTSTGAAKALGLVIPELKGKLDGSSIRVPTPNVSVVDFKFDAANPTTIDAINEAMKTASESSLKGVLGYNTKPLVSIDFNHNPASSTFDATQTQVIDGTFVRVLSWYDNEWGFSNRMIDVARVIATTL, encoded by the coding sequence ATGACGTTACGAATTGCGATTAATGGGTTTGGTCGAATTGGTCGAATGGTGATGCGTGCCTTTGCAGAGCAGGCGCCAAAAGATATGGTGGTCGTGGCGATCAATGATTTGACGCCCTTGGATGTAAGTGCACACTTATTTGAATATGATTCTGTGCACGGACACTACAAAACCCCGATGTCTCATGGTGATGATTGGATGGATGTTGGATTTGGAAAAATGCAATACCTGCAAGTTTCTGATCCAACAAAATTACCCTGGAAAGACTTAAACATTGATATCGTGTTTGAATGTTCTGGTCGATTTACGGATCGTCCGGATGCTGCAAAACATTTAGCAGCAGGTGCAAAACGCGTGTTGGTTTCAGCTCCATCAAAAGATGCAGACATTACTGTTGTGTATGGTGTGAATCATGAGAAAATCTCTGCAGATCATGTTGTGATTTCCAATGCGTCATGTACCACAAACTGTCTGGCTCCGCTAGCGGCTGTGTTGCATGAAACCGTTGGCATTTTGCGCGGGTATATGAGCACGATTCATGCCTATACCGGCGATCAAAAATTAGTAGATACTGGGCATTCAGATGTTCGAAGAGCCAGAGCCGGGGCAATGTCCATGATTCCAACCTCAACAGGTGCAGCAAAAGCGTTAGGCTTAGTCATACCCGAATTAAAGGGTAAGCTGGATGGTTCATCGATTCGTGTGCCCACCCCAAACGTATCTGTCGTTGATTTCAAGTTTGATGCCGCAAACCCAACAACCATTGATGCAATTAATGAAGCCATGAAAACGGCGTCTGAGAGTTCGTTAAAGGGAGTGTTAGGGTATAACACAAAACCGTTGGTTTCCATTGATTTCAATCACAACCCAGCAAGTTCAACCTTTGATGCCACGCAAACGCAAGTGATTGATGGAACGTTTGTGCGCGTGTTGTCTTGGTATGATAACGAATGGGGATTCTCAAACCGTATGATTGACGTTGCACGGGTTATTGCAACGACGTTGTAA
- a CDS encoding tetratricopeptide repeat protein: MKMKLLAINLIACTLSSLFASDELFHSSCARTLLTQAFEYIKTRHPNEGIALYIQVRDHPNAEIWMILKASTELKSHQLREDAIIGFKRIIAHPDTSESQLIHVGKILREMGVINEANAAFEKVLAQPIVSKDTHKYIEGLLGK; this comes from the coding sequence ATGAAAATGAAGCTTTTGGCAATTAACCTCATTGCATGTACCCTATCTTCCCTATTCGCATCCGATGAACTTTTCCACTCTTCCTGCGCAAGAACGCTTTTAACACAAGCCTTTGAATACATAAAAACACGTCACCCAAACGAAGGTATTGCCTTATATATTCAAGTGCGCGACCATCCTAATGCTGAAATTTGGATGATTCTGAAAGCCTCTACAGAACTTAAATCACATCAACTGCGGGAAGACGCAATTATTGGTTTCAAACGAATCATTGCACATCCTGATACTTCAGAATCTCAACTAATACATGTTGGAAAAATCTTAAGGGAGATGGGTGTTATTAATGAAGCAAATGCTGCTTTTGAAAAGGTATTAGCTCAGCCCATAGTTTCTAAAGACACACACAAATATATTGAAGGCTTATTGGGAAAATAA
- the gyrB gene encoding DNA topoisomerase (ATP-hydrolyzing) subunit B: MTTKTTEDTAYGAHSIKVLKGLDAVRKRPGMYIGDTDDGSGLHHMIYEVVDNAIDESLAGHCDAVYISLNKDGSVTVRDNGRGIPVDIHPEEGISAAEVIMTQLHAGGKFDQNSYKVSGGLHGVGVSVVNALSEYLDLRIWRNGTEHYMRFTMGDSVAPLAKVGPSDKRGTEVTFKPSPDIFAIVEFDFDTVEHRLRELAFLNSGVRLILQDLRGDEPREVVFFFEGGIKSFVEYLDRGKVSLLGNVINVKGERDGMTVEAALEWTTAYHETMLCFTNNIPQKDGGTHLAGFRGALTRTVNQYVTESAAFKKSKINLMGDDPREGLTCVLSVKVPDPKFSSQTKDKLVSSEVRPVVESIINDRLQQWLEENPQEAKKVVEKVIEAASAREAARKARELTRRKDVLDMASLPGKLADCQEKDPALCELFLVEGDSAGGSAKGGRERRFQAILPLRGKILNVERARFDKMLASAEVGTIITALGTGIGKDDFNLDKLRYHKIVIMTDADVDGSHIRTLLLTFFFRHMPSLIERGYLYIAQPPLYKVKRGQSELYLKNDADMNAYLIQTTTEHGVIETATGTRLFGQDLQAILNMAYTVGEKILKLSEKIGSLHLAEAIALEGGFHVDHLGSKIDAIIGRLKQLDPSSKWTATVLNTDAVTFTRHDQRLKEVYDIDGYHLNMNDAQYLNSKADWLKEFFAAPATLVIKDSDRHPVIGPVSLMQKSQELAKKGIYVQRYKGLGEMNEDQLWETTMDPNARTLLQVNIAHMADADDIFSTLMGDVVEPRRNFIQDNALKVVNLDA; encoded by the coding sequence ATGACAACGAAAACTACTGAAGATACTGCTTATGGCGCTCATTCGATTAAGGTACTAAAAGGTCTGGATGCGGTTCGCAAACGACCCGGTATGTACATTGGCGATACGGACGATGGTTCCGGTCTTCACCATATGATTTATGAAGTCGTTGACAACGCAATCGATGAATCGTTGGCGGGTCATTGTGATGCCGTCTATATCTCACTCAATAAAGATGGTTCGGTCACCGTTCGCGATAACGGTCGCGGTATCCCTGTTGATATTCACCCCGAAGAAGGCATTTCTGCAGCTGAAGTCATCATGACCCAACTGCATGCCGGTGGTAAATTCGATCAGAACTCGTACAAAGTATCCGGTGGATTACACGGTGTGGGTGTGTCTGTAGTTAACGCGTTGTCTGAATATTTAGACCTTCGCATTTGGCGAAACGGCACGGAACATTACATGCGCTTTACAATGGGAGACTCTGTTGCCCCTTTAGCAAAAGTAGGTCCCTCTGACAAACGCGGAACAGAGGTTACCTTTAAACCCTCACCCGATATCTTTGCGATTGTTGAATTTGATTTTGATACCGTTGAACATCGCTTACGCGAATTAGCCTTTTTAAACTCTGGCGTTCGATTAATCTTACAAGATTTGCGTGGCGATGAACCTCGCGAAGTTGTATTCTTTTTTGAAGGAGGCATCAAATCCTTCGTTGAATACTTAGATCGCGGCAAAGTCTCATTATTAGGCAACGTCATTAATGTTAAAGGCGAACGCGATGGCATGACGGTAGAAGCCGCCCTAGAATGGACGACTGCGTACCATGAAACCATGTTATGTTTTACCAACAACATCCCGCAAAAAGACGGTGGAACGCACCTTGCTGGTTTCCGCGGAGCACTCACACGCACAGTTAACCAATATGTTACAGAATCTGCAGCATTTAAAAAATCTAAAATCAACTTAATGGGCGATGACCCCCGTGAAGGCTTAACCTGTGTATTATCGGTTAAAGTTCCTGATCCAAAATTTTCATCACAAACCAAAGACAAATTGGTTTCATCCGAAGTCCGCCCCGTTGTAGAAAGCATCATCAACGATCGCTTACAACAGTGGTTAGAAGAAAACCCACAAGAAGCAAAAAAGGTTGTTGAGAAAGTTATCGAGGCTGCCTCTGCTCGTGAAGCTGCTCGAAAAGCCCGCGAATTAACCCGTCGTAAAGACGTATTGGACATGGCATCCTTGCCTGGAAAATTAGCCGACTGCCAAGAAAAAGATCCAGCCCTGTGTGAATTATTCCTGGTCGAGGGAGACTCCGCAGGTGGTTCTGCCAAAGGCGGTCGCGAACGTCGCTTTCAAGCGATTCTTCCTCTACGAGGTAAGATCTTGAACGTTGAACGTGCTCGTTTTGACAAGATGTTAGCTTCTGCCGAAGTGGGTACCATCATCACCGCATTGGGCACGGGTATCGGCAAAGACGACTTTAATCTTGATAAACTACGCTATCACAAAATTGTTATCATGACAGACGCCGATGTGGATGGAAGCCATATCCGAACACTATTGCTAACCTTCTTTTTCCGTCACATGCCCTCATTGATTGAACGGGGTTATTTGTACATTGCTCAACCTCCTTTATATAAAGTAAAGCGCGGACAATCGGAACTGTATTTGAAAAACGACGCGGATATGAATGCCTATTTGATTCAAACCACAACCGAACACGGGGTCATTGAAACAGCCACTGGCACACGCTTGTTTGGTCAGGATTTACAAGCCATTTTAAATATGGCGTATACCGTGGGTGAAAAGATTTTAAAACTATCCGAAAAAATTGGATCCTTGCATTTAGCTGAAGCCATTGCCTTAGAAGGTGGATTCCACGTGGATCACTTGGGTTCAAAAATAGATGCCATTATCGGACGTTTAAAACAATTGGATCCAAGCAGCAAATGGACGGCAACTGTCTTAAACACCGACGCTGTAACATTCACCCGTCATGACCAACGTCTGAAAGAAGTCTATGACATTGATGGCTATCATTTAAATATGAATGACGCTCAATACTTGAACTCTAAAGCCGATTGGTTAAAGGAATTCTTCGCTGCACCTGCAACGTTAGTCATAAAAGATTCGGATCGTCACCCCGTGATTGGTCCTGTGTCGTTGATGCAAAAATCTCAAGAGCTTGCGAAAAAAGGTATTTATGTTCAACGCTATAAAGGTCTTGGAGAAATGAACGAAGACCAACTGTGGGAAACAACAATGGATCCTAATGCCAGAACGTTATTGCAAGTGAACATCGCGCACATGGCTGATGCAGATGATATTTTCTCCACTCTCATGGGCGATGTCGTGGAACCCCGTCGTAACTTTATCCAAGACAACGCCCTAAAGGTTGTGAACTTGGATGCTTAA